The Acropora palmata chromosome 10, jaAcrPala1.3, whole genome shotgun sequence genome contains a region encoding:
- the LOC141895605 gene encoding replication protein A 70 kDa DNA-binding subunit-like: MLTEGAIQDILFKPAEQHPQKPIFQILGIKKIQTKSSDGAGNDRYRLVVSDGINLYTSAMLATQLNDLVISKHIEAKAVVQLDKYICNIIQETRKVLIVLEVSVLKTANEVVGKIGDPKPINVESKPEQQQQHQNLQQNVSGPVQRNMSDDFHQNQPQRGSAGQVLAQQQSRAGVMGGNKLGAPVRTGGLASATYGSNQQVSRGGNNPKPVYPISSLTPYQNRWTIRVRVTSKSNIRTWSNSKGEGRVFNVDFVDESGEIRATGFNDVVDKFYELLEVNKVYYISKCSLKTANKQYSSIKNDYEMYINNDTIIELCHDPCDLPTIQYNFVSIGDLSNCSGNDIVDILGVVINIDEVSQIMTKTTNRQISKRDIMLLDRSEKSVRATLWGDYAEKFEEHVGKNPVLALKGVKVSEYGGRSLSVLNSTNIMVNPLDLKEAHSLRGWYMNVGKDTAIESMSGQRSDGSLGAGSYKTLLQVKSEQLGMGDKPDYFTAKATAVFFKKDNCLYKACPSPECNKKVIEEGDGTYRCEKCNKTHPDFKYRLILSANLADFSGNQWVTCFQESAEAILNTSASQIGQMKDSNDEQAYDQIFSEANFKTYNFRIRAKMETYNDETRLKCSCVGATPLDFQKECRRLIEEIKKLQAL, translated from the exons ATGTTAACTGAAGGGGCAATTCAG GACATTTTGTTTAAGCCAGCGGAACAGCATCCTCAGAAGCCTATATTTCAGATATTA GGAATTAAAAAGATCCAAACCAAGAGCAGTGATGGAGCTGGCAATGACCGTTATAG GCTCGTGGTTTCAGATGGTATAAATCTCTACACTT CCGCCATGTTAGCCACCCAGCTCAACGACTTAGTGATCTCCAAACACATTGAAGCTAAAGCTGTTGTGCAACTGGATAAATACATATGTAACATCATTCAAGAGACAAG GAAAGTTTTGATTGTTTTGGAAGTATCTGTGTTGAAAACTGCTAATGAAGTGGTGGGAAAGATTGGAGACCCAAAACCTATAAATGTGGAATCCAAACCTgagcagcaacaacaacaccaGAATCTTCAGCAAAATGTCAGCGGACCAGTTCAGCGTAACATGTCAG ATGACTTCCATCAGAATCAACCACAGAGGGGATCAGCAGGCCAGGTACTTGCACAGCAGCAATCCAGAG CTGGTGTCATGGGAGGTAACAAACTAGGAGCTCCTGTCAGGACAGGGGGGCTTGCCTCTGCAACTTACGGGAG CAATCAGCAAGTTTCGCGAGGAGGAAATAATCCCAAACCAGTTTACCCAATAAGTTCATTGACACCATATCAAAACAG GTGGACCATACGTGTACGGGTAACAAGCAAATCAAATATTCGTACTTGGAGTAACTCCAAAGGCGAGGGGCGTGTCTTTAatgttgattttgttgatgAATCG GGTGAAATCAGAGCCACAGGATTTAATGATGTTGTTGACAAGTTTTATGAACTCCTGGAGGTCAACAAG gTGTACTACATTTCCAAATGTTCCTTAAAAACTGCAAATAAGCAGTATTCCTCCATCAAGAATGATTATGAGATGTATATAAACAATGATACTATCATTGAGTTG TGTCATGATCCTTGTGACTTGCCAACTATCCAGTACAACTTTGTCAGCATTGGTGACCTGAGCAACTGCAGTGGAAATGATATTGTTG ACATACTTGGAGTTGTGATCAACATTGATGAAGTTTCACAGatcatgacaaaaacaactaaCCGACAA ATATCTAAGAGGGATATTATGTTGTTGGACAGATCAGAGAAAAGTGTGCGAGCAACTCTCTGGGGCGATTAT GctgagaaatttgaagaaCATGTTGGAAAGAATCCAGTTCTTGCCTTGAAGGGAGTCAAGGTGTCAGAGTATGGAG GTCGTTCTCTGTCAGTACTGAACTCCACAAATATAATGGTTAATCCATTGGATCTCAAAGAAGCTCACAGTCTGCGTGGATG GTACATGAATGTTGGTAAAGATACTGCTATTGAGTCAATGTCTGGGCAGAGATCAGATGGGTCTCTCG GTGCTGGGAGTTACAAGACTTTATTGCAAGTCAAGTCAGAACAACTTGGAATGGGTGATAAA CCCGACTATTTCACAGCAAAAGCCACGGcagttttcttcaagaaaGACAACTGTTTGTACAAG GCTTGCCCTTCCCCAGAATGCAATAAGAAAGTTATTGAAGAAGGAGATGGAACTTATCGTTGTGAAAAGTGCAATAAAACCCATCCTGATTTCAAATATCGCCTGATTTTGTCG GCAAATTTAGCGGATTTTTCAGGTAATCAGTGGGTCACATGTTTCCAGGAGTCAGCGGAGGCAATATTAAACACAAGCGCAAGCCAAATCGGTCAGATGAAGGACTCG AATGATGAGCAGGCCTATGATCAAATCTTTTCCGAAGCCAACTTCAAGACTTACAACTTCAGAAtccgggctaaaatggagaccTACAAT GATGAAACTCGCCTGAAGTGTTCATGCGTGGGTGCAACTCCATTGGATTTCCAAAAGGAGTGCAGGCGACTTATAGAAGAGATTAAAAAGCTTCAGGCTCTTTAG